Proteins encoded together in one Fusobacterium sp. FSA-380-WT-3A window:
- the purB gene encoding adenylosuccinate lyase: MKSKYESPLNSRYASKEMSYLFSPDYKFKTWRKLWIALAEVEKELGLNITQEQIDQMKEFKDDINYEVAEAREKIVRHDVMSHVYAFGTQAPLAMPIIHLGATSCYVGDNTDIIIMTEAMKLVKKQLVNVINELSKFVMEYKDLPTLGFTHFQPAQTTTVGKRASLWLQDLVMDLEDLDYQISKAKLLGSKGTTGTQASFLELFDGDHEKVKKIDPMIAEKMGFKKCFAVSGQTYPRKLDSQILNVLSQIAQSAFKFSNDIRLLQHLKEIEEPFEKNQIGSSAMAYKRNPMRSERIGSLARYVIADSINPAITASTQWFERTLDDSANKRLSVPEAFLCVDAILSLYRNVVDGLVVYPKVIEQHLNNELPFMATENIMMDAVKKGGDRQELHEKIRSHSMEAGRMVKAEGKPNDLLERIANDKSFGLTLEELQSIMDAKNFVGRAPEQAKEFVENIVNPILEKNRDLIDSHAESIRV; encoded by the coding sequence ATGAAATCGAAATACGAAAGTCCCCTAAATTCAAGATATGCTAGTAAAGAAATGAGTTACTTATTTTCACCAGATTATAAATTCAAAACTTGGCGTAAATTATGGATAGCTTTAGCTGAAGTAGAAAAAGAATTAGGACTTAATATTACTCAAGAACAAATAGACCAAATGAAAGAATTTAAAGATGATATCAATTATGAAGTGGCTGAAGCTAGAGAAAAAATAGTTCGTCATGATGTAATGAGTCATGTTTATGCTTTTGGTACTCAAGCTCCTCTTGCTATGCCTATAATACATTTGGGGGCAACTAGTTGTTATGTTGGAGACAATACTGATATTATTATAATGACTGAGGCTATGAAACTTGTAAAAAAACAACTTGTTAATGTTATAAATGAACTTTCTAAATTTGTAATGGAATATAAAGATTTACCTACATTAGGATTCACTCATTTCCAACCAGCTCAAACAACAACTGTTGGTAAAAGAGCTAGTCTTTGGTTACAAGATTTAGTAATGGATTTAGAAGATTTAGATTATCAAATTTCAAAAGCAAAATTATTAGGTTCAAAAGGAACTACTGGAACTCAAGCAAGTTTCTTAGAATTATTTGATGGTGACCATGAAAAAGTAAAAAAAATAGACCCAATGATAGCTGAAAAAATGGGATTTAAAAAATGTTTTGCTGTTTCTGGACAAACATATCCAAGAAAATTAGACAGTCAAATTTTAAATGTACTTAGTCAAATAGCTCAAAGTGCTTTTAAATTTAGTAATGATATAAGACTTCTTCAACATTTAAAAGAAATAGAAGAACCTTTTGAAAAAAATCAAATTGGGTCTTCAGCTATGGCTTATAAAAGAAATCCAATGAGGAGTGAGCGTATTGGTTCTTTAGCTAGATATGTAATTGCTGATTCTATAAATCCAGCAATTACAGCTTCTACTCAATGGTTTGAAAGAACATTAGATGACTCTGCTAACAAAAGACTTTCTGTTCCTGAAGCATTTTTATGTGTAGATGCTATCCTTTCATTATATAGAAATGTTGTAGATGGACTTGTAGTTTATCCAAAAGTTATAGAACAACACTTAAATAATGAATTACCATTTATGGCTACAGAAAATATAATGATGGACGCTGTTAAAAAAGGTGGAGATAGACAAGAACTTCATGAAAAAATAAGAAGTCATTCTATGGAAGCTGGTCGTATGGTAAAAGCTGAAGGAAAACCAAATGATTTATTAGAAAGAATAGCTAATGATAAATCTTTTGGATTAACATTAGAAGAATTACAATCTATAATGGATGCTAAAAACTTTGTTGGAAGAGCTCCTGAACAAGCAAAAGAGTTTGTAGAAAATATTGTTAATCCTATTCTTGAAAAAAATAGAGATTTAATAGACAGTCATGCTGAAAGTATAAGAGTATAA